The Jiangella sp. DSM 45060 genome contains the following window.
TCACGTCGCAGCGGATGTTGTGCTCGACGACGCCGTCACGGTACTCGCCGCCCATCATGACGACGCGCTTCGTCACCCTGTCGGGCCGGCGCAGTGCCACGGCGACGTTCGTGACCGGGCCGATGGCCACGACGGTCTCCGTGGCCGCGAGCTCCTCGGTGGCGGCTCTGTCGGCCGCGTAGCGCTGTGCGGCGAGGTCGGCGATGGTGGAGCCCTCGTGCCCCGGCCACCACACCGGCCGCCCGGACAGCGTCGCGGACTCGCCCGCGGCGATCGGCGGCGCCGCCCGTCCCGTCGTGGCGAACGCCTTCGCGACGATCCGGGCGCGCAGGTCCACGTCGCCGTACACCGTCGTCACGGCGGAGACGGCCAGCTCGGGCGAGCCCAGGACCATCGCGAGGGCCAGCAGGTCGTCGACGTCCGTGCCGATGTCGGTGTCGAGGGCGAAGGTGGAGCGCACCGCCGAGCTGTCGTAGGTCATGGGTTCCTGTCTGTCTGTCACGCGTCGCCGGGTTCACGAGCGGTCGTCCGAAGCCTGTCGTCGACGCATGCTATTCGAGTAGACTCGCCGCCGCAAGCATCGATCTACTCGAATAGCGCATCACGAGTAGATGCGCTGTGACGACGGAGGACGGAGGCCATCGATGGCACCTTTCCGCACGATCAGGCGATTCGGCGTGCTGGCGGCCGCGCTGGGCGTGGGCGCCCTGCTCGCGCCGCTGGGCACGGCGGCGGCGCAGGACGACGCGGCCCCGCGGCCGGCCCGCGACGGGGTCA
Protein-coding sequences here:
- a CDS encoding nucleoside hydrolase, which encodes MTYDSSAVRSTFALDTDIGTDVDDLLALAMVLGSPELAVSAVTTVYGDVDLRARIVAKAFATTGRAAPPIAAGESATLSGRPVWWPGHEGSTIADLAAQRYAADRAATEELAATETVVAIGPVTNVAVALRRPDRVTKRVVMMGGEYRDGVVEHNIRCDVTAAAEVFGSGVDLLAVGLDQTQRIRLGRAELDAIAARGPFGALIGAEMRRFWAFTERDSNVPHDPIAVLTLARPELFTTERGTITVETEGDAAGTTRFAPDPAGPHEIVVDLDVPRVSEEIVRRILAAARPAATTS